One part of the Coturnix japonica isolate 7356 linkage group LGE22C19W28_E50C23, Coturnix japonica 2.1, whole genome shotgun sequence genome encodes these proteins:
- the DAZAP2 gene encoding DAZ-associated protein 2 yields MGLSMGQAVTSPLPTGQYPTQPSYPVQSAANPPVYPQTVPLPQPPPYSDAPPAYSELYRPSFVPLGAATVPTMSAAYPGASVFLPVAQSVAVGPIGSSVPMAYYPVGPVYPPGSTVLVEGGFDAGARFGAGGTASIPPPPPGCPPNAAQLAVMQGANVLVTQRKGNFFLGGSDGGYTIW; encoded by the exons ATGGGTCTGTCTATGGGTCAGGCTGTGACCTCCCCTCTCCCCACAGGGCAGTACCCCACTCAGCCCTCCTACCCGGTACAAAGCGCCGCCAACCCCCCCGTGTACCCACAGACCGTGCccctcccgcagccccccccGTACAGCGACGCTCCTCCTGCGTATTCCGAG CTCTACCGGCCCAGCTTCGTCCCTTTGGGGGCAGCCACCGTCCCCACCATGTCGGCAGCGTATCCGGGTGCTTCCGTCTTCCTGCCCGTGGCTCAGTCCGTGGCCGTGGGGCCCATCGGTTCCTCCGTCCCTATGGCGTATTATCCCGTGGGACCCGTCTACCCCCCGGGCTCCACCGTGTTGGTGGAGGGAGGTTTTGATGCTGGAGCGAGGTTTGGGGCTGGAGGCACCGCCAGCATCCCA CCCCCCCCTCCCGGCTGCCCCCCCAACGCGGCTCAGCTGGCCGTCATGCAGGGAGCCAACGTGCTGGTGACGCAGCGGAAGGGCAACTTCTTCCTGGGAGGCTCAGACGGCGGCTACACCATCTGGTGA
- the TFCP2 gene encoding alpha-globin transcription factor CP2 isoform X1, which translates to MAWALKLPLADEVIESGLVQDFDASLSGIGQELGAGAYSMSDVLALPIFKQEESSLPPENENKILPFQYVLCAATSPAVKLHDETLTYLNQGQSYEIRMLDNRKIGELPEINGKLVKSIFRVVFHDRRLQYTEHQQLEGWRWNRPGDRILDIDIPMSVGIIDPRANPTQLNTVEFLWDPSKRTSVFIQVHCISTEFTMRKHGGEKGVPFRVQIDTFKENENGEYTEHLHSASCQIKVFKPKGADRKQKTDREKMEKRTPHEKEKYQPSYETTILTECSPWPEITYVNNAPSPGFNSSHSSFSIGEGNGSPNHQPEPPPPIADVSHTSELMLGNLLPTSTPQEAQQWLHRNRFSTFSRLFRNFSGADLLKLTREDVIQICGPADGIRLFNALKGRMVRPRLTIYVCQESQQLQELQQKHEDGDAVTSTFFVYHAIYLEELTAVELTEKLAQLFSISSQQISQIYKQGPTGIHVLISDEMIQNFQDESCFVLDTMKAETNDSYHIILK; encoded by the exons ATGGCCTGGGCGCTGAAGCTGCCGCTGGCAGATGAGGTGATCGAGTCGGGGCTGGTGCAGGATTTCGATGCCAGCCTGTCGGGCATCGGGCAGGAGCTGGGAGCGGGAGCCTACAGCATGAG CGACGTCCTGGCGCTGCCCATCTTCAAGCAGGAGGAATCCAGTTTGCCTCCAGAGAACGAGAACAAAATTCTGCCCTTCCAGTACGTGCTGTGTGCGGCCACGTCACCCGCTGTGAAACTGCATGATGAAACACTCACCTACCTCAACCAAG GGCAGTCCTATGAGATCCGTATGCTGGACAACAGGAAGATCGGGGAGCTGCCCGAGATCAATGGGAAGCTGGTGAAG AGCATTTTCCGGGTCGTGTTCCATGACCGACGGCTGCAGTACACGGAGCACCAGCAGCTGGAGGGCTGGCGATGGAACCGGCCCGGGGACAGGATCCTGGACATAG ATATCCCGATGTCTGTGGGCATCATTGACCCGAGAGCCAATCCCACCCAGCTCAACACCGTGGAGTTTCTGTGGGACCCTTCGAAGAGGACGTCGGTGTTCATCCAG GTGCACTGCATCAGCACCGAGTTCACCATGCGGAAGCACGGCGGGGAGAAGGGGGTGCCATTCCGGGTGCAGATCGACACCTTCAAGGAGAATGAGAACGGGGAGTACACGGAGCACCTGCACTCAGCCAGCTGCCAGATCAAGGTGTTCAAG CCCAAAGGAGCCGATCggaagcagaaaacagaccGTGAGAAGATGGAGAAGCGCACCCCGCATGAGAAGGAGAAGTACCAGCCCTCCTATGAGACCACCATCCTCACCGAG tgctCTCCGTGGCCTGAGATCACCTACGTCAACAATGCACCATCTCCTGGCTTCaacagctcccacagcagcttctccatTGGGGAAGG GAATGGGTCTCCAAACCACCAGCCTGAGCCCCCCCCTCCGATCGCAGATGTAAGTCACACTTCAGAGCTTATGCTTGGG AacctgctgcccaccagcacACCCCAGGAGGCCCAACAGTGGCTGCACAGGAACCGTTTCTCCACATTCTCCCGTCTGTTCCGGAATTTCTCAG GTGCAGACTTGCTGAAGCTGACCAGGGAAGATGTCATCCAGATCTGTGGCCCTGCAGATGGCATCAGGCTCTTCAACGCGCTGAAAGGACG GATGGTGCGGCCCCGGCTGACCATCTACGTGTGCCAGGagtcccagcagctgcaggagctgcagcagaagcatgAGGACGGCGACGCGGTCACCAGCACCTTCTTTG TGTACCACGCCATCTACCTGGAGGAGCTGACGGCGGTGGAGCTGACGGAGAAGCTGGCTcagctcttcagcatctcctcGCAGCAGATCAGCCAGATTTACAAGCAGGGTCCTACAGGGATACACGTGCTGATCAGTGATGAG ATGATTCAGAACTTCCAGGATGAATCCTGCTTTGTTCTGGATACCATGAAAG CCGAAACCAACGACAGCTACCACATCATCCTGAAGTAG
- the TFCP2 gene encoding alpha-globin transcription factor CP2 isoform X2 has product MAWALKLPLADEVIESGLVQDFDASLSGIGQELGAGAYSMSDVLALPIFKQEESSLPPENENKILPFQYVLCAATSPAVKLHDETLTYLNQGQSYEIRMLDNRKIGELPEINGKLVKSIFRVVFHDRRLQYTEHQQLEGWRWNRPGDRILDIDIPMSVGIIDPRANPTQLNTVEFLWDPSKRTSVFIQVHCISTEFTMRKHGGEKGVPFRVQIDTFKENENGEYTEHLHSASCQIKVFKPKGADRKQKTDREKMEKRTPHEKEKYQPSYETTILTECSPWPEITYVNNAPSPGFNSSHSSFSIGEGNGSPNHQPEPPPPIADNLLPTSTPQEAQQWLHRNRFSTFSRLFRNFSGADLLKLTREDVIQICGPADGIRLFNALKGRMVRPRLTIYVCQESQQLQELQQKHEDGDAVTSTFFVYHAIYLEELTAVELTEKLAQLFSISSQQISQIYKQGPTGIHVLISDEMIQNFQDESCFVLDTMKAETNDSYHIILK; this is encoded by the exons ATGGCCTGGGCGCTGAAGCTGCCGCTGGCAGATGAGGTGATCGAGTCGGGGCTGGTGCAGGATTTCGATGCCAGCCTGTCGGGCATCGGGCAGGAGCTGGGAGCGGGAGCCTACAGCATGAG CGACGTCCTGGCGCTGCCCATCTTCAAGCAGGAGGAATCCAGTTTGCCTCCAGAGAACGAGAACAAAATTCTGCCCTTCCAGTACGTGCTGTGTGCGGCCACGTCACCCGCTGTGAAACTGCATGATGAAACACTCACCTACCTCAACCAAG GGCAGTCCTATGAGATCCGTATGCTGGACAACAGGAAGATCGGGGAGCTGCCCGAGATCAATGGGAAGCTGGTGAAG AGCATTTTCCGGGTCGTGTTCCATGACCGACGGCTGCAGTACACGGAGCACCAGCAGCTGGAGGGCTGGCGATGGAACCGGCCCGGGGACAGGATCCTGGACATAG ATATCCCGATGTCTGTGGGCATCATTGACCCGAGAGCCAATCCCACCCAGCTCAACACCGTGGAGTTTCTGTGGGACCCTTCGAAGAGGACGTCGGTGTTCATCCAG GTGCACTGCATCAGCACCGAGTTCACCATGCGGAAGCACGGCGGGGAGAAGGGGGTGCCATTCCGGGTGCAGATCGACACCTTCAAGGAGAATGAGAACGGGGAGTACACGGAGCACCTGCACTCAGCCAGCTGCCAGATCAAGGTGTTCAAG CCCAAAGGAGCCGATCggaagcagaaaacagaccGTGAGAAGATGGAGAAGCGCACCCCGCATGAGAAGGAGAAGTACCAGCCCTCCTATGAGACCACCATCCTCACCGAG tgctCTCCGTGGCCTGAGATCACCTACGTCAACAATGCACCATCTCCTGGCTTCaacagctcccacagcagcttctccatTGGGGAAGG GAATGGGTCTCCAAACCACCAGCCTGAGCCCCCCCCTCCGATCGCAGAT AacctgctgcccaccagcacACCCCAGGAGGCCCAACAGTGGCTGCACAGGAACCGTTTCTCCACATTCTCCCGTCTGTTCCGGAATTTCTCAG GTGCAGACTTGCTGAAGCTGACCAGGGAAGATGTCATCCAGATCTGTGGCCCTGCAGATGGCATCAGGCTCTTCAACGCGCTGAAAGGACG GATGGTGCGGCCCCGGCTGACCATCTACGTGTGCCAGGagtcccagcagctgcaggagctgcagcagaagcatgAGGACGGCGACGCGGTCACCAGCACCTTCTTTG TGTACCACGCCATCTACCTGGAGGAGCTGACGGCGGTGGAGCTGACGGAGAAGCTGGCTcagctcttcagcatctcctcGCAGCAGATCAGCCAGATTTACAAGCAGGGTCCTACAGGGATACACGTGCTGATCAGTGATGAG ATGATTCAGAACTTCCAGGATGAATCCTGCTTTGTTCTGGATACCATGAAAG CCGAAACCAACGACAGCTACCACATCATCCTGAAGTAG
- the POU6F1 gene encoding POU domain, class 6, transcription factor 1: MEMGWDKDGSQPHGLSSAFSLPTANGATPSATKGLGHPQPNSSLRPSEQTHEEGLSRTPNLRHVPGDHTMDAAAVRSQDAPLTVNEQVIVMSGHETIRVLEVGVDSAPPPEEEPRAAAVAPGGGPQGPPAQSGDGGSADGQPGTEPQRGAEPAAGKAKPPTGAPPGTAGSLSPPGSQQPQPLTPLTVQAAPQPQSSYPAQPPPILPQPNAAPAAKPLETQPQIAVQPAGFAFNPGIIGAASLGGQTQLLGSLAAAPVIANAIPSVQSIAGQILTNAQGQVIGTLPWVVNPPGIAAASPAPAPSLQVQAVTPQLLLNAQGQVIATLASGTIQATSSKKSGPPETPTKSEVQPIQPAPPLPQPAVVIASPAPTTKATPAPVPITCSETPTVSQLVSKPAAPNSSAEEDGINLEEIREFAKNFKIRRLSLGLTQTQVGQALTATEGPAYSQSAICRFEKLDITPKSAQKLKPVLEKWLSEAELRNQEGQQNLMEFVGGEPSKKRKRRTSFTPQAIEALNSYFEKNALPTGQEITEIAKELNYDREVVRVWFCNRRQTLKNTSKLNVFQIP; this comes from the exons atggaaatgggatgggataAGGATGGTTCTCAGCCCCATggcctcagctctgctttctctctccccaCAGCCAACGGTGCAACCCCGAGTGCCACCAAAGGGCTGGGACATCCCCAACCCAACAGCTCCCTGCGGCCCTCAGAGCAAACT CATGAGGAAGGTCTGAGCCGGACCCCCAACCTCCGCCACGTCCCCGGGGATCACACGATGGATGCTGCAGCCGTGCGCAGCCAGGATGCCCCGCTGACAGTCAATGAGCAg GTCATCGTCATGTCCGGCCATGAGACCATCCGGGTGCTGGAGGTCGGTGTTGACTCCGCTCCGCCGCCCGAGGAGGAGCCCCGAGCCGCGGCGGTGGCTCCTGGGGGCGGCCCGCAGGGACCCCCGGCACAGAGCGGCGATGGGGGCAGCGCGGACGGGCAGCCCGGCACCGAACCGCAACGAGGAGCAGAACCGGCAGCAG GCAAAGCCAAGCCTCCAACCGGAGCCCCCCCCGGCACAGCGGGCTCCCTGAGCCCccctggcagccagcagccgCAGCCCCTGACCCCGCTGACCGTGCAAGCAGCCCCGCAG CCGCAGAGCTCGTACCCCgctcagcccccccccatcctgCCGCAGCCCAACGCCGCCCCCGCAGCGAAACCGCTGGAGACGCAGCCCCAGATCGCGGTGCAGCCCGCAGGATTCGCCTTTAACCCGGGCATA ATCGGAGCCGCTTCCCTGGGGGGGCAGACGCAGCTCCTGGGTTCTCTGGCGGCCGCCCCCGTGATCGCCAACGCCATCCCCAGCGTGCAGAGCATCGCGGGGCAGATCCTGACCAACGCGCAGGgacag GTGATCGGGACCCTCCCCTGGGTGGTGAACCCCCCCGGCATCGCAGCTGCCAGCCCGGCGCCCGCCCCCAGCCTGCAAGTGCAGGCGGTGacccctcagctgctgctcaatGCCCAGGGGCAAGTGATCGCCACGTTGGCCAGCGGAACCATCCAGGCGACCAGCAGCAAAAAGAGCGGCCCCCCCGAGACCCCCACCAAGAGCGAG GTGCAGCCCATCCAACCAGCCCCCCCGCTGCCCCAGCCGGCCGTGGTCATCGCCAGCCCAGCCCCAACAACCAAGGCGACCCCGGCCCCCGTCCCCATCACCTGCTCGGAGACCCCCACCGTCAGCCAGCTGGTGTCCA agcctgcagcccccAACAGCAGCGCCGAGGAGGATGGAATCAACCTGGAGGAGATTCGGGAGTTCGCCAAGAACTTCAAGATCCGGCGCCTGTCGCTGGGGCTGACCCAGACCCAAGTGGGGCAGGCGCTGACGGCCACCGAGGGACCCGCGTACAGCCAGTCTGCCATCTGCCG gttCGAGAAGCTGGACATCACCCCTAAGAGCGCCCAGAAGCTGAAGCCGGTGCTGGAGAAGTGGCTGAGCGAGGCCGAGCTGCGCAACCAGGAGGGGCAGCAGAACCTGATGGAGTTCGTTGGGGGGGAGCCGTCCAAGAAGCGGAAGCGCCGCACGTCGTTCACCCCTCAGGCCATCGAGGCGCTCAACTCGTACTTCGAGAAGAACGCGCTGCCCACGGGGCAGGAGATCACCGAGATCGCCAAGGAGCTCAACTACGACCGCGAGGTGGTTCGCGTCTGGTTCTGCAACCGCCGCCAGACGCTGAAGAACACCAGCAAACTCAACGTCTTTCAGATCCCATGA
- the CSRNP2 gene encoding cysteine/serine-rich nuclear protein 2, with the protein MDAIGSGRLKRKFEDADVGSPASNSDDEISNSDSADSCDSVNPSSSSGFIPTSILKRQKQLRRKNVRFDQVTVYYFARRQGFTSVPSQGGSSLGMAPRHNSVRSYTLCEFAQEQEVNHREMLREHLKEEKLHAKKMKLTKNGTVESEEAEGLTLEDISDDDIDVENVEVDDYFFLQPLPTKQRRALLRASGVHRIDAEEKQELRAIRLSREECGCDCRLYCDPEACACSQAGIKCQVDRMSFPCGCSRDGCGNMAGRIEFNPIRVRTHYLHTIMKLELENKRQGARPGDEEPQGGVAGGGSWQPPETQDFQEFMAENESAVMHLQSAEELERLKAEEDSSGGSGVESVGVCIVEEPLVPPDALCPVVAAPILIQAQLPPGSSVLCFSDGAEPPPAPPPYLDGAPLLYVQVEPRSVLGSKAESGADERPKDTATGPAATSGRAAPTGKEGPGGARGCAASPEPATRSGERGPEEPQQRV; encoded by the exons ATGGATGCCATCGGCAGCGGCCGCCTCAAGAGGAAGTTTGAGGATGCAGACGTGGGCTCCCCGGCGTCCAACTCCGACGATGAGATCTCCAACAGCGACAGCGCCGACAGCTGCGACAGCGTCAACCCTTCCAGCTCCAGCGGCTTCATCC CCACCTCCATCCTGAAGAGGCAGAAGCAGCTGCGCAGGAAGAACGTGCGCTTCGACCAGGTGACGGTGTATTACTTCGCCCGGCGTCAGGGCTTCACCAGCGTGCCCAGCCAGGGCGGCAGCTCGCTGGGCATGGCGCCGCGCCACAACTCGGTGCGCAGCTACACGCTGTGCGAGTTCGcgcaggagcaggaggtgaaTCACAGGGAGATGCTGCGGGAGCACCTCAAGGAGGAGAAGCTGCACGCCAAGAAGATGAAG ctcacCAAGAACGGCACCGTGGAGTCGGAGGAGGCGGAGGGGCTGACGCTGGAGGACATCTCGGACGACGACATCGACGTGGAGAACGTGGAGGTGGACGACTACTTCTTCCTGCAGCCGCTGCCCACCAAACAGCGGCGGGCGCTGCTCCGCGCGTCGGGCGTGCACCGTATTGACGCCGaggagaagcaggagctgcGCGCCATCCGGCTGTCGCGGGAGGAGTGCGGCTGTGACTGCCGCCTCTACTGCGACCCCGAGGCCTGCGCCTGCAGCCAGGCGGGCATCAAGTGCCAG GTTGACCGCATGTCCTTCCCCTGCGGCTGCTCGCGGGACGGCTGCGGGAACATGGCCGGCCGCATCGAGTTCAACCCCATCCGCGTGCGGACTCACTACCTCCACACCATCATgaagctggagctggagaaCAAGCGGCAGGGGGCCAGACCCGGCGACGAGGAGCCGCAGGGGGGGGTCGCAGGGGGCGGCTCGTGGCAGCCCCCCGAGACTCAGGACTTCCAGGAGTTCATGGCCGAGAACGAGTCGGCCGTGATGCACCTGCAGAGCGCCGAGGAGCTGGAGAGGCTGAAGGCCGAGGAAGACTCGAGCGGCGGCTCCGGCGTCGAGAGCGTCGGCGTCTGCATCGTGGAGGAGCCGCTGGTGCCGCCCGACGCGCTGTGCCCGGTCGTGGCCGCCCCGATCCTCATCCAGGCGCAGCTGCCGCCGGGATCCTCCGTTCTCTGCTTCTCCGACGGCGCGgagccgccccccgccccgccgccctaTTTGGACGGTGCCCCGCTGCTCTACGTGCAGGTGGAGCCGCGCTCCGTGCTGGGCTCCAAGGCCGAGAGCGGCGCCGACGAGCGGCCCAAGGACACGGCGACCGGCCCCGCTGCCACGAGCGGCCGAGCCGCCCCCACGGGCAAAgaggggccgggcggggcgcGGGGCTGCGCTGCATCCCCCGAACCCGCAACACGCAGCGGGGAGCGCGGCCCCGAGGAGCCGCAACAGCGGGtgtga
- the SMAGP gene encoding small cell adhesion glycoprotein produces MEGALPTLPPELTTPGLKKAHPNAPHEAANTAVIAVVITLVFLTLLTVLVVIIIYLYRNKGSYLTYEQPAADADTAVQMEEDPSKEKEEYFI; encoded by the exons ATGGAGGGGGCTCTTCCCACGCTCCCCCCAG AGCTGACGACGCCGGGGCTGAAGAAGGCTCACCCCAACGCCCCCCATGAAGCAGCCAACACGGCCGTCATCGCAG TGGTCATCACTCTGGTGTTCCTCACCCTGCTGACGGTGCTGGTGGTCATCATCATCTACCTGTACAGAAACAAGGGCAGCTACCTCACCTACGAGCAGCCGGCGGCCGATGCGGACACGGCCGTGCAGATGGAAGAGGATCCATCCAAAGAGAAAGAGGAATATTTCATATAG
- the BIN2 gene encoding LOW QUALITY PROTEIN: bridging integrator 2 (The sequence of the model RefSeq protein was modified relative to this genomic sequence to represent the inferred CDS: substituted 1 base at 1 genomic stop codon), producing MAEGRSGAGLFAKQVQKHFSRAQEKVLQKLGKTVETKDEQFEQSAHNFQLQQNXANNTLQNLKIFGLHALKPMHESSRKVAETLQEIYSTEWDGHMELKAIADSNDLLWDDYEAKLGDQVLHLMENYLAQFGDIKERIAKRGRKLVDYDSARHHLEALQNAKKKDEAKIAKAEEEFNRAQSVFEELNRELREELPELYGSRIACYVTIFQNISNLRDIFYKEMSKLNRDLYEVMGKLDKQHSSKVFIIKGVPSNRRSLLISAPVSPPAVYPCPGKAPSWDPSSGAEQPPMSPGVGSDGTEDVPNGSAVQDPAEPGAPVPGPPPASPVSLGSTSESECSEESCEINLSPKEMEASTGSECPEYPKAEGAAGGAVEGIAASMASIILSEAITAASSAAPGDSIDSETSPVGGVWGSSSPEGSEESMEGTDVSQEVGLDAGPCEQDTPGAPEQDVSCAPPPQEPSESLTPL from the exons ATGGCTGAGGGCAGGAGCGGGGCAGGGCTGTTCGCCAAGCAGGTCCAGAAGCATTTCAGCAGGGCGCAGGAGAAG GTCCTGCAGAAATTGGGCAAAACAGTGGAAACCAAAGACGAGCAGTTTGAGCAGAGCGCCCACaacttccagctgcagcag AATTAAGCCAACAACACTCTACAAAACCTGAAGATCTTTGGGCTTCATGCATTGAAAC cGATGCACGAGAGCTCACGAAAAGTGGCTGAAACGCTGCAGGAGATTTACAGCACCGAATGGGACGGACACATGGAGCTGAAGGCCATCGCAGAC AGCAATGACTTGCTGTGGGATGACTACGAGGCAAAGCTGGGTGACCAAGTGCTGCATCTGATGGAGAATTACCTGGCACAGTTTGGGGACATTAAG GAGCGCATTGCCAAGCGCGGCCGTAAGCTGGTGGACTACGACAGCGCCCGGCACCACCTGGAAGCGCTGCAGAACGCCAAGAAGAAGGACGAGGCCAAGATTGCCAAG GCTGAGGAGGAGTTCAACAGAGCACAGTCGGTGTTTGAGGAGCTGAACCGGGAGCTGCGGGAGGAGCTGCCTGAGCTGTATGGGAG CCGCATCGCCTGCTACGTCACCATCTTCCAGAACATCTCTAACCTGCGTGACATCTTCTACAAAGAGATGAGCAAG CTCAACCGTGACCTCTATGAGGTGATGGGGAAACTGGACAAGCAGCACTCCAGCAAAGTCTTCATCATCAAAGGTGTCCCCAG CAACCGCCGCTCGCTGCTCATCTCAGCCCCCGTCAGCCCCCCTGCTGTGTACCCGTGCCCGGGGAAGGCACCCAGCTGGGACCCCTCctcaggagcagagcagcccccaaTGTCCCCCGGGGTGGGCAGTGATGGCACTGAGGATGTCCCCAATGGCTCCGCAGTACAGGATCCCGCTGAGCCGGGTGCCCCCGTGCCTGGGCCCCCTCCGGCCTCACCTGTGAGTCTGGGGTCCACATCAGAGTCAGAATGCAGTGAGGAGAGCTGTGAGATCAACCTCAGCCCCAAAGAGATGGAGGCGTCCACAGGCAGCGAATGCCCTGAATACCCCAAAGCTGAAGGGGCTGCCGGGGGGGCAGTGGAGGGCATCGCTGCATCCATGGCCTCCATCATCCTCTCTGAGGCCATCACTGCGGCCAGCAGCGCTGCTCCAGGGGACAGCATCGACAGTGAGACCAGCCCCgtggggggggtgtgggggtcTTCATCCCCAGAGGGATCGGAGGAGAGCATGGAGGGGACGGATGTGTCCCAGGAG GTGGGGCTGGATGCAGGGCCCTGTGAGCAGGACACACCTGGAGCACCGGAGCAGGACGTgagctgtgccccccccccccaggagcCCAGCGAGTCCCTCACCCCACTGTGA